The Porites lutea chromosome 9, jaPorLute2.1, whole genome shotgun sequence sequence agtaatatgaAGCATTttacacagtgtttcatcaccagatgaaacacctcgaagtttgTCAACTCTATTTTCGTCCCTCTTCTCAGCGTTTCATCttgtgatgaaacactgcgtctcttccatgtttttttttttttgccttaagCGTTGACTGATCGGCATTTTTGGAGGCAACTAGAGTCAGTGGTTTTAATACGGAGTCGGCGACTCATGAGGCATTGCCAAGCGCGATTTTCTACCTCTTTATGAAACATATATTAAGTAGCTATACAAGTAACGTACAGGATAAATAAACGCACCTGAAGTAATGAAATATGCAGACATCGTGTTTGGTGGTTAGATCATCCACTGGAAGATCTCTTAAAAACGGTACACTTCTGTTGAAATAAGTTAGGATACACAATTCTATTAGCTAATGATGACTGAAGTCAAAATGTAGTTCGACCTAGGCCAGTGATTTTCATGGCaggtgaattttaaaaaataaaattggtaTTTAAATTAAGATATGATCTAtttatttaagcaattgcaaattaacccgaaaaaattTTGGGGACTTCAACGgaattcgaacccatggcctctgagttagcgctgcagtgctctacctgTTAAGCTGTTAAGACCCATACATTTGGaacaggccaatttgttgagttcatcttaacccgtgaaaggtATGAAACATAGAATGAAGATAATATGAaatgcggaaatacaaatttaaaagtCCCGAAATTTTTTGTTCGAGTTGAATTGCAATTACCGCTGCGaagatcatatcttcatttaaatttgtatttccgcaaaTCATATCATCTTCATTCTAAGTAAAATTCTTACTTTAAAAATCTAATGTGTTCTGGTTCTCTTCCGTCCTCATAACTCATAAAGATATCTCGAAAATCCTGCAAGAGAGGATACCAACTGTTAGATAAATGAAGCCGTTCGTTATGGAGGGGAAACAGATGCGTTAGATACTACCATACAACGAACCTCTCTGCAAACTGCCAAAAGTGAGACTTCATCTTTGCATAGAACTGTCGCACTGCGAGTCTTATGATGAAGCAAGGCCAGTTCCTGTAAGATGGAAaaatactaagaaaaaaaactaagacGATACTGAATATGAAGCCAGCGCAATACTGAAAATGCTATTCGCACAATATTGAAACTGTTGCATGCGATTAACTGGACGTTTTCTGAAGAGACAAAATACTGACTTACCCCAAAACTGCTTCCTTTACCCAACACAGCAACAGTGGTGTTTCTTTGCTCTCTTGTAACAGGATCATTAACCAGCAAAGTAACGACCGCTGTCATAAGACAAAAAACCTGCTTTTAGTACAAAGCAACAAAAAATCACGCAATCAATCGTCAAATCGATCGATAAATCAGTCAATTGATCATTCAATCATTAAATTCGTGGAACTTCTGGCAATATGCGTGTTTGTCCTCACCTGTACCGGAAAGGATGAAATAAAAGTTCTCTGCTTTGTGACCTTGCCTGATGATGACTCTCTTTGCCTCAAACCTGAAATGTAAATTGAATTGATTCAGAGTAACATGGCCGAGCTGGTAGGGTACAGATCCGCTAGCCGGCTGAACATTTGGCTGACCTTAAAAGGTTTTGAAGTCTGAGGTGTTACTGGCCATTACCTAACTACGCCTCTAGAATGAACACTGTGTAAGGAGAGTGATGAGATACAATTTGATGTTCCTGGCGCACTTGGAGAGTAAGGCCTGCTGCACAAGGGTCATAGCATTTCCCTTTGCCGGGAGACCACCATTGAGGCCCatgttcaaatcccggcgtctcAAAAAAGTTTTTCCGGGTTCTCctgtttttccctctcctcaaaaccaacatttcaaaaTTCCAATTCGGCCAGGAATGGTTGACAAAGAACAACTGTGTGGATgtgcaaccttttttttgtttagcaAGGGTTGATTAGTAATTCACTCACCTTTCGTACCAGCCAGCAGATACGAGACGACGCTGCATTTTCAGCGGATACTCCCCAAAAGCGGCGACACTGGTCTTAAGCGCCACCAAGGCCTAGAAATAAGAAGAGTTCAAAGCAGAATTTCAGATCGCCTTTCTCGTAAAGTGTGGATAAATTATTTGCGTTACCCCTATGCCTGCCCCTACGGAAGTTGCAACCTTGACCTGGTCGTTTTCAAAGCAGCTTAGATCATGACGGAACCAGGGCCCGGTCCCTGAAAGGCCGAGTAGCGCTAATCcatgattaaaattttgttccgttttttgtattttaccttcctgattgcttagagtaacattttgtgttatcattagtGTATCTCGGAGTAAAGGCTCAGCGTTATTTTGTAAGCTCAAGTTGAATGTTTTTAGGCAAGAAAACCTTGCtcaaaatttggcttaatcctgggttaaacttaactgTCTTTTGAGGAACCGGGCCCTGTGGGATAAGTTTGAGTTTGCCCTCTCCATGATAAACTACATATGACCAAAATCATATTTGCGTTGGCCTGCGAGGGAAGCCCTCCCTTCTCGCTCCTCGCAGCTACTGGAACGTCACAAACGGCTAGGAGACGGAGGGGAGAAGGCTGTATTCGCAGCCATGCAATCGGACGGTTAATTCATTTAAGTGACTTCTATGGGGTCTAACAAGTACCGTTTGAAGTTGTTCCTCAGTCCTTGACCCAGGACTTAAGGACAAAATATGAATAGCTTCTTGACTGAGATGTACCTGTTAAATAGTAGAAGACAAAGATTAATTGTTCACCTTCAAAGAGAGCTATTAAACCCTTTCACTGAAAAGGTGGCCAAAgtcaaaattaacaaaaaaaaaatccaaatttcattttgtacagtttttttttctgtaaaagaaaTATCACCATGTGAAAGTTTTCATTTGCCAGGAATAGTCACACCACAGGAGTTTGTCCACAGAATCAGAAGTTAGAActctacatactaaataaatagtgcaatgtgaaagtactgctgaagaagtttcatttgaatggtctaACCACAAGATTTCATCCAAAGACTCAAAAGGTAGAGCTACAAACTAAATGCATTATAGATAGTACaatgaatggtaacaccataggattttgtccacagactcaaaagataGAAGCACCTTATAGAGACTCCGTGATTTACTATAGCAGTGAACGAAAGGGTTCATTCAATGATCTTAGGAGTGGTTCTAATTGTCTCTTGAGTGAAAACAGCTCAGTCAAATCTACTCACATATGCCTGTAAGTGTAACTACTCAGCATGCGCAGTAATAAAGGAAAACCACGTGACGGTATAGACTCACCTCTCGTACAGCTTTAAAGTTACTTGGATCAAACACTACTCCGTCACAGTCCACCCCGGTTACAGCTTCCTCGTCCAGCTCAGCAAACACATTTGTGGCATTCTGGGAACGGTATTTCCTAAAGCAGTCGACGTCATGTAAGCAACAGGAAatttaagcaacaacgacgacgaccacgacgacgacaacgagaacgacaaaaaagcaacaggtttagattagcaaaacaacaactctgcacatgcatcacacttcatttttgttttcctgaatTTCGCTACAGTCTTTTATGGAATTCAACTCAAGAAAAATTCACCagcaacatttgacaaattaagcgACATGGAATAAGAGttatgaattttgaaacagcgtAAATTAACTTTTAACTAGAGAGGTTTTCAACACCGTCCTTGTCGTCATTACCTAACCATGTTAACTGAGCTTCCTGTGGTCACCTAATGTGCTCTTAGGTCTTAGTGATTTTTGGTAGAAACCTCTTCTTTCACTGAAGTTTGAAAACACTTGCCATTGTATTTCAAATAGCTAAAGGGATTATTTGAGTAATTTTCCTGATTAATCTATTATTTCCATAGTTGGCGCCCCATCCGTTCTAATGCCCTACTGAAACACATGAAAATAGGCAATCACTCTCTCGAAAACCGAATGtaaagaggtttttttttcacggaACACTTGTCGTGTGCCACTGACCTGTCCATAGAAGTCTTCACCTTTAGAAGGAAACTCAACAACTGAACAATCTTTCGAAATCTCTCAATTGGCTGTGAAAAAAAGACATTATAATAAGCGCTTCgaaaatgttaaaagaaaaaaatgaagataaatTGCTATAGATAAATGTATTAAATATGCAACTAAATGCTTGTTATAAATTGATAAGAAagacagcaaaataaaaaacttgCTTTGTATACGTTTAAAATTTAATCAAAGTGATGTTACATTAATTCTTTTAACAGAACTCAGAACTACAGTTCCGTTATTTGACTCCTTTTTGACGCAATTTATTTTATCTCAATAATAATTTGTAGCCACAAAATTTTAACAGCTAAGGTTCAATTCACTTTGCCGAAAAGcattagccttttttttttaattatatcgATTGTCACTAGCCTCCTCGCGTGGGCCAAGTTGACCGGTCATCAAATTTGTTTGCGAATTTAAATTGTGACCAGTTTTGAAATAACAAGTCTTCAAAGTTGTTGCGGAACTAATCAAAAGTACCCCCAGGATATTTCACAATGACACGCAATCCTGACTTCATAATGATGGACCGTATAACGAACGAGAACTGCAGAGTCACGAAACCCACCTCTATATTTGGACGAGTTTCGTCCTTAATTTCATTTTCAGCTGAAATTTCAATCTCGATTAAATCCCTTTCAGGTTCATCGGCCTCTTCCGTCTTTAGAGATGGTTGAGGACTTGTTGGACGAACCTTGACTCGCCTCCTACCAGcgtttttaactttattcaaTGTTTCGCCATCAGTGTCACTTGTACCCAGGAAATGTGCTCGTTTCCGAATGTTGTTAACTGAGAGATAATCTCCCAAGTAATTCGCAGGCATAGAAGCGCGTCTTTTAAACGATTTTCTTCCTTTCGTAAAAGCTTGGTTGGAGGAGTTTCTTTGCTCTAGTTTAGGCTTGTTTACCATTGTTGAGTTTCTTTCGTTGTTCATAGCAACAAAGTTTATTCCTCTAAGCTCTGAGTCCGAATTAGATATTGTTTTACCAACTTTCAAAGGGTTTGGTTCATCAGTCTGAGGAATACTAGTAAGCTGATTCAGCGAAGAGGACAGATGTCGAGAAAACCTCTCAGCTTCTTTTTCTCTCGATTCTCTGTCTATATTTATACTGCTGACATTTATAGGGAGTTCCACTGGATCCATTGCTTTGTCCCTATTACTATTCTTCTGGGAACTTGGTGGATCCTTTTCGGACAGGCTGCGAGTGAAAGATATTCGTGGGAATGTTCCTTCTTTCCAGAACTCATTGATAAGCTTCTTGTCTTTTTTGTCGTCAAACACGTTGGCCATTATCGGTTCTAAGAGGGCGCCAATGTCAAATTGCTCTCTTTCTTGCAAGTTGTCCTAGCTTGCACGTTGGACGTTCTGATACTGCTCCGCAATCTTCGTGAACCCAGAGAAACCAGATATTTCTCCACTCAATTATACCGGAGTTAAAATCATGAACAACCATCAAATACTTTGAAGCGATGTGTTAATCGCAGCGTAATTCcgagaaaagtgaaaacagttaTATGCTAAGCTTATGCGTTACAGTGTAACTGAGGGCCAAGAGGTCTTGAACTGACTTTCAAAAAGTTGATCAGTGTCACCGAAACAGTCATTAGTCCTCATCGAAAAGAGAGAAAGTAACGCTTAATTAATCTCGTTTAAAAGTTTCTTAGCCTAAGTAGCGGAATGCCAGCTAATTTAAATTCGAAGGAAAACAAGGCTTAAGAGGTTGAGTCACCATGAGTCACATGTAAACATAATCAGCTCTGTAGGACTCTCTCGCATCAAAGCACATTGTCAAgaagaattttaaaacaaaagatcgGAACTTTTAGAATAAACACGGAGCCGACTAATTTCACCGCAATTGTCGCCCTGTCTATGGCTGAATGCTAAATATAACTTGAGATattgacagttttcttttcaGCGACGTACTAAATGGCAATTGCATTATAAAGTCGACAATGCGTATTTGCCCATTAAGCGGTCTCGGATATGACgtccaagtaaaaaaaaaaaaagtgtaatgaacgtttttttttacatcGTATCTCTGTTTATAATTAGTTAAATTTGTTTAAGCGATCAAGCAATACCCAGATTAGAGGCGGGTTAATACGGTAAGATATATGAGGTTATTGAGAACTTCTTGTGGATCACTTATCTGTATTAAAAAGTCACATATAACAATAAACTGGTAACCACATAGCGTGATATCATTGCGTGATATTATATCCTCCTGGCAAAGTAAATTATGTTAATCACTTATATGCTATTATAAATACTTACTGAGCTTGATCCTCCTCAATCTCTCTGCCTAACTTATAAATTCACCGATATTAAACTACTTATTTTAAACTAAAAGCCCCGAAAGATGACTCGCAGAGAGGTACAGAGGCTCCCACTCTCAGTTTCCGGTTTTGCATCACACTTTTGATAATTACTGGTACTAAAATGGCATGATTAAAATGAAGAGCCAAACACCACTTCAATTTAATACGGTATGTTGATCATCTATTTAAACTGATTAAATTCATATTcgaccaaaaagaaaaacagctgCTCCGGAAGGCTTAAAAACTCTTTGAGAGATTGTATTCTATCAGTCAacataaatactaaaataaataaagttgatttgtGCTTATGAAATGGTCACAACCAGCTGCCTGAGTGTTACTATGTGGGCTTCTTCAGATTATTAAAGCTAGTGGCGGCTGACGGCCAGGAACGTTTTGACAAATGACGACCATTAAGACGTCTATTAAGACCTTCGTAGGGGCACACGAAGGTATGACGTCATAGGCTCCGCCAACCATAATTTCACTATTCaataatttcattattttcattaatttcaattCTTATACTCCAgaccccggttgttcaaaagttggatagcgctatccaccggataaattgcTGCAGCCTACAAGACTTTAAGTACAAGAGTAATTTTTTAGGGGGCGTTGAGAAAACTATAGTACCGACCTGTATCGATCTGgcccccggttgttcaaacgttgagTTGGATAGCACCGCTTAAATCCCTTTTCAGTGGATATCGCAATTTACGGTCCTAATAGTTATCCGCCGGATAGTGagttatccggtggatagcgttatccaccggataaatcccTATACAAGCGATATCGAAATTGCTtgtcctaatacttatccgtcAGTttgtgatttatccggtggatagccggctatccaacgtttgaacaaccggggccaatGTATCGAGGAgataaatttgaattttcttttggGTTCATTTCACTACGCTAATCGACATCCAAACAACAACgacttagggacggaccattagaaaacttaacgggggggggggggggggggcgaagtacaaaaaaaatattcgcgcaagggaaaattaaatgaaaaaaattcatgcacgccaattaatcctaaaaaataatcatgctatggcctaaaaaaaattcatacaacgaatttaatagcaaaaaaaattcctgcagctcgaaaattcccctccccaccccataacttttctaatggtccgtcccttagaaATCTTTCATTTACACTCCCTGCGTAATCCCACCGCAAGCGCCCCTCGAAGTACGAATTTCGCCCAGATGATAGTCTGTTTTAGCCAGTAACCCGGTGCGGGCAACTCTCATACTTAGTCGCAACGACGTTTTTACCGGTCAGTTTATTTTTACGTATTTGTAGCATCTTTTTGGAGTACTTTCTCCCGCGAAAACTGGAAGCACATATGTGTGTGCATCCATAGTACGATAATgaccaaaagaaaaagtaaatactATCAAACCATGAGAAAGACGTATttgaaagtcaaaattcgcagagAAAATCTCTCTAAAAACAAACTGGTCTGTAAAAAGGGCCTTAAGATTGTGGATTGCGGCGCGGGTTTGggcggggggaagggggggtggTTACTAACCTCTACTATAATGACCGGTTTCCGAGTAGAGAAGGACATCCTACGATAAGAACCGAAGATCGACAACTTGCGAGTGATGATGGACCTGGCGAatccttcttcttttttcttcttttcctgcTGAGCAGCTTCTTCCTGTTCTCTCCTCTCCTGTAACTCCTTCTCCTCTTGAACACGAGCCATTTTGTTGATTTGCCGGCTTAATTTTCGCGACTTCTCGCTTGTTGCGTCCATCAGTTTGCTGGCAACCCCAGAGAACGATGCTTGGCGCTGCAAGCGACGAGATTTTTTGTGAAACATCGGGTTTGTCTGTTGAAACAAAAGTCGGCGAAATTGAATaagccaagagagaatgagctttAGATCATTCTTATTCTCTCTTGAATAAGCTTAATAAAGTAAAGATTGTCAGTTGCAGAAATGCGCGGTTttgaggagcgaggagagaaggCCGTGTTTTCAGGCTAATAATGAAGCGAAAAAGATCTTCGTTGGTGTCGATTCTGAAACAAGGACTGATGGGCACCGCAGCTGAAACAGTACAAGATTGACCTTAAGATCCGATGACGgctacggcgacggcaacgagaacgtcaaacaAGCAATTACAAGCAATAGGTTTACATtagcaaaataaaaagtttgaacctgcatcacgcttttttcaCATtcctttgccgtcactgcacgactacgacgtgaaaacaCCTATTTTCACGTTTCATGAAGGAAGTAAACAAGCGacaacgaaattttctttctctttctgaactttaaTATGGTTCTTGGGAATCATCTCCCCAAGAGAATTCCCCGTATTTGACAGAGTAAGTGAGTTGGAAGAATCGCGTCGACTGAAAAAAACGCCaatgaattaattttttaagcTAATGTCTTCGTCGCCGTTTACGTTGTCGGATCGCAAGGCCCCATTAGAGAACATTAGAtaagtacgagtacgagatttaacttaaagtctTTGCGCGTGTTCTCAAAAAAAGACACCCTGGAAAACTTCATTTTGCtacttttcacaaaaaaagatcgtacggttatttatactgaacgaagttaagccctctcccaATAGcagaatgataaaacttcttacaatTGATAATTTGTTCCCgcgccacttcgacattctcgctaaaactcgtagtagaatgacgactgctatcacgttttcctgccaaaatgacgctggttcacacGTGATTAATACTCAGTGTTGAGAAAATCTCGCACTCGAAGTCGTCCttgtctcagaatctaaagctctctattaagggagctttagcaacgacgccacgacgacggcaacgagaacgtcataaaagcaataggtttagtttattgagaaaaaaaaaacaacttggcACATGCAT is a genomic window containing:
- the LOC140948505 gene encoding uncharacterized protein isoform X1 codes for the protein MANVFDDKKDKKLINEFWKEGTFPRISFTRSLSEKDPPSSQKNSNRDKAMDPVELPINVSSINIDRESREKEAERFSRHLSSSLNQLTSIPQTDEPNPLKVGKTISNSDSELRGINFVAMNNERNSTMVNKPKLEQRNSSNQAFTKGRKSFKRRASMPANYLGDYLSVNNIRKRAHFLGTSDTDGETLNKVKNAGRRRVKVRPTSPQPSLKTEEADEPERDLIEIEISAENEIKDETRPNIEPIERFRKIVQLLSFLLKVKTSMDRKYRSQNATNVFAELDEEAVTGVDCDGVVFDPSNFKAVREVHLSQEAIHILSLSPGSRTEEQLQTALVALKTSVAAFGEYPLKMQRRLVSAGWYERFEAKRVIIRQGHKAENFYFILSGTAVVTLLVNDPVTREQRNTTVAVLGKGSSFGELALLHHKTRSATVLCKDEVSLLAVCREDFRDIFMSYEDGREPEHIRFLKSVPFLRDLPVDDLTTKHDVCIFHYFRRGVVIVKESKTKWIYVVKTGSCRVLTHLSKKTAKLNRSAVDQGKSKAILPVIPVDETDRRRALYTAAGDRVRPTAWSPEIKRPKTEPSLSSHKNRDLSLPALVGEPEKFKKVAKNVSWVARMSIIPREAKESEEHREKIERLHRRISSVDKNRNKTPLIETPDLDQKGEQVVVQIELLKPKDQFGLSMILFDNPAVKCHLVSNGAECVLIKKSWFLQHANETTLRKLRNLIPPYPSQDTLEQKMQDQANWDSYKTQTINNLLDTLHL
- the LOC140948505 gene encoding uncharacterized protein isoform X3, producing MFHKKSRRLQRQASFSGVASKLMDATSEKSRKLSRQINKMARVQEEKELQERREQEEAAQQEKKKKEEGFARSIITRKLSIFGSYRRMSFSTRKPVIIVEPIERFRKIVQLLSFLLKVKTSMDRKYRSQNATNVFAELDEEAVTGVDCDGVVFDPSNFKAVREVHLSQEAIHILSLSPGSRTEEQLQTALVALKTSVAAFGEYPLKMQRRLVSAGWYERFEAKRVIIRQGHKAENFYFILSGTAVVTLLVNDPVTREQRNTTVAVLGKGSSFGELALLHHKTRSATVLCKDEVSLLAVCREDFRDIFMSYEDGREPEHIRFLKSVPFLRDLPVDDLTTKHDVCIFHYFRRGVVIVKESKTKWIYVVKTGSCRVLTHLSKKTAKLNRSAVDQGKSKAILPVIPVDETDRRRALYTAAGDRVRPTAWSPEIKRPKTEPSLSSHKNRDLSLPALVGEPEKFKKVAKNVSWVARMSIIPREAKESEEHREKIERLHRRISSVDKNRNKTPLIETPDLDQKGEQVVVQIELLKPKDQFGLSMILFDNPAVKCHLVSNGAECVLIKKSWFLQHANETTLRKLRNLIPPYPSQDTLEQKMQDQANWDSYKTQTINNLLDTLHL
- the LOC140948505 gene encoding uncharacterized protein isoform X2 produces the protein MIVGVKRHRNYTKSPNRARKSTQTNPMFHKKSRRLQRQASFSGVASKLMDATSEKSRKLSRQINKMARVQEEKELQERREQEEAAQQEKKKKEEGFARSIITRKLSIFGSYRRMSFSTRKPVIIVEPIERFRKIVQLLSFLLKVKTSMDRKYRSQNATNVFAELDEEAVTGVDCDGVVFDPSNFKAVREVHLSQEAIHILSLSPGSRTEEQLQTALVALKTSVAAFGEYPLKMQRRLVSAGWYERFEAKRVIIRQGHKAENFYFILSGTAVVTLLVNDPVTREQRNTTVAVLGKGSSFGELALLHHKTRSATVLCKDEVSLLAVCREDFRDIFMSYEDGREPEHIRFLKSVPFLRDLPVDDLTTKHDVCIFHYFRRGVVIVKESKTKWIYVVKTGSCRVLTHLSKKTAKLNRSAVDQGKSKAILPVIPVDETDRRRALYTAAGDRVRPTAWSPEIKRPKTEPSLSSHKNRDLSLPALVGEPEKFKKVAKNVSWVARMSIIPREAKESEEHREKIERLHRRISSVDKNRNKTPLIETPDLDQKGEQVVVQIELLKPKDQFGLSMILFDNPAVKCHLVSNGAECVLIKKSWFLQHANETTLRKLRNLIPPYPSQDTLEQKMQDQANWDSYKTQTINNLLDTLHL